A window of Nonomuraea angiospora genomic DNA:
GTCGAGGGCACCCGGCGGCTGGTCGGCCGTCCCGAAGGCGTGCTGATCGGCACCATCGTCAAGCCGAACGTCGGGCTGCGCCCCGCCGACTACGTGGACCTGGTGCGCGAGCTCGGCCTGGCCGGCGCCGACTTCATCAAGGACGACGAGGTGAACGCCGACTGCCCGCCCGCCCCGCTCCCCGAGCGGATCCGCGCGGTGACGGCCGCCCTCGACGAGGTGGAGCGGCGGACCGGGCGGCGGCCGATGTACGCGTTCAACATCAGCGACGAGCCCGACCGGATGCTGCGCAACCACGACCTGGTGGTGGCCGCCGGCGGCACCTGCGTGATGGTCAACCTCAACGTCGTCGGCTTCCCGGCCGTGGCCATGCTGCGCCGGCACGCCAGGGTGCCGATCCACGGCCACGTCACCGGCATCGGGGCGCTGGCCCGCCACCCGGGGCTCGGGATGGGGCACGTGGTGTACCAGAAGCTGGCCCGGCTGGCCGGGGTCGACCAGCTGCACTGCGGCGGGTTCCACAGCAAGTTCTACGTCACGGACGACGAGGTCGCCGCCACGGTGGCGGCGGTCCGGGAGCCGCTGCTCGGCGGTTTCCCCTGCCTGCCGGTGCTGTCGTCCGCCCAGTGGGCCGGGACCGCGCCCGTCGCCCTGGACCGTACGGGGACCACCGACCTGCTGGTGCTGGCCGGGGGCGGCGTGCTCGGCCACCCGGACGGCCCGGCCGCGGGGATCACCAGCATGCGCCAGGCGTGGGCGGCCTGCGTGGCGGGCGTGCCGCTGGACGAGGTGGACGAGCCGGAGCTGCGCGCGGCGCTGAAGCACTTCGGCGGGGTGATCCGGAAGTGACGCGGAAAGGGGTGAGGCGGCCGTGACGTCGTTCGCCTTCGTCGCGGACGACTTCACGGGGGCGACCGACGCGTTGTGGCAGTTCAGGCGGTTGGGGCTGACCGGCTGCCTGGTCACCGACGCCGGCCGCCTGCACGACGGGTACGACGTGATCGGCATCGCCACCACCGCCCGGGCCTGCGCGGACCCGGTGCCGGTGGTGCTGCCCGTGCTCAGGGCCGTGGCGGCGCTGCGGCCGCTGGTGATCCAGTACAAGGTCTGCTCGACGTTCGACTCCTCACCCGCGCACGGCAGCATCGGGGCGGTCATCGCGGCCCTGCACCGTGAAGGGCTGGCGCGGGGCCCGGTCCCGGTGCTCGCCGCCCAGCCGGAGCTGGGGCGGTACACGTGGTTCGCCAACCACTTCGTCCGCTCGGGCGCCGAGGTCCACCGGCTCGACCGCTACCCGCCCATGCGCGACCACCCGGTCACCCCCGCCTCGGAGTCGGACCTCCGGATCCGCCTGGCGGAGCAGGGCGCGGGGCGGGTCGGCTGGCTGCCCGCCTGGCCCGCGCCGTCGGAGGAGGCGTACCGGGCGCTGGGGGCGGACGCGGCCTTCGTGGCGGACGCCCAGACCGAGGAGCACGTCCGCGCGCTCGGCCGGCTCCTGCTCGACGACGCGAGGGGCCGGGGCGGGCCGCTGTTCTGCGTCGGCTCCGGCGGCCTGAGCCACGCCCTCGCCTCCGCCCACGCGGCGGCCGGCGTGGGGGAGCGGCGGGAGCCCGAGCCGCTCGGCCCCGCCGCCCCCGTGCTGGTCGTGTCGGGCAGCCGCTCGCCGATCACCGCCCGCCAGATTGACGTGGCCGAGCGGGCGGGGTGGCGCGTGCTGGACGCCTTCAGCGGGCTTCGAGGTGCGACAGGCTCCTTCGCGGGGCTCCTCGCCGAGGTGGCGGAGAGCCTGGGGGAGGGGCGCCACACGATCGTCCAGTCCACCCGCGGCCCGGCCCGGGACCCCGCGGCCATCGGGGACCTCCTCGGGCGGATCGCCTCGGTGGCCGTCCGGGCCGGGCTGGTCGGGCGGCTGGTGGTGGCGGGCGGCGACACCTCGGGCCAGGTCGTGGCCGCCCTCGGCGCCCGCTCCCTGGACGTGGTCGCCTCACTGGCGGCGGGCGGCCCCGTGTGCGTGCTGTCCTCCGCCGACCCGGACTGCGACGGGCTCGAGGTCGCGCTGAAGGGCGGCCAGGTGGGCGGGGCGGATTACTTCCTCCGCGCCGCCGACGGCACTCCGCCCGCCTGACCGCCGTCGTGTCGGTCGTCTCCGGCGTACGACTTCGGGAGTATGGACGTCGTACGCGGTGCACTCCTCACGGCGCAGTCCGGGACGCGCCTCGCACCTGATGTCCTGCGCCCCCCGCGCAGGGCACTGTGGAGTTCTGAGAGACGGGCCGGAGAGCGGAGTGATGATGTATCCGGATCTGCAGGGCAAGGTAGCGCTGATCACCGGCGGTTCCGGGGGGATCGGGCGGGAGACCGCCCGGGTGCTGGCCGAGCAGGGCATGCGGGTCGTCGTGAACGGGCGCGACCCCGGCGCGATCGAGGCGGCCGTGAAGAGCATCGGCGGCGGGGCGCTCGGCGTCGCCGCCGACACCACCGACTTCGCCGCCGTCGAGGAGATGCGGGCGGAGGTCGAGCGCAGGATCGGACCCGTCGACGTGCTGGCGATCTTCGCCGGTGGCGGGGCCGGGACCCCGCGGCCGATCGACCAGACGAGCGAGGAGGACTGGCACGCCACCATGCACGCCAACCTCACCTCGACGTTCCTGGTGATCAAGGGCTTCCTGCCGCGCATGAGAGAGCGGCGCGGCGGGTCCATCATCACGATGTCGTCACTGGCGGCCCGCACCGCGACCTCCGCCTCCGTGGCGTACACGGCGGCCAAGGCCGCAATCATCGGGCTGACCAGGCAACTGGCGCACGAGCTCGGACCCACGGGCATCCGGGTCAACGCGGTCGCGCCTTCGACGATCATGACGGACCGGCTGGCGGAGCGCATGCCGCGGGAGTACCTGGAGCGCGTGCTGGCCGAGCATCCGCTCGGGCGGCTCGGCACCCCGCTCGACGTCGCGAACGTGACGGCCTTCCTCGCCTCCGACGCCTCGTCCTGGCTCACCGGCCTCACGATCGACGTCGCGGGCGGCAAGTGGATGCCGTGACGGCTCTCACGTCCGGCCCCCCTCGGACCGATGCGCGCCTGTTTCGGGATGTAGGAGGATGACCGGGTGGATTTCCAGCCGATCGAGCGGGCCGCCGACGCGTTCCAGCGGCCGGTGAGCCCCGACCGCATCCAGGCCGTGTGCCGCCGCGTCTTCGGGCGGGATGCCCGGTCCGCCGTCGAGCTGGGGTTGGGGGCGTACAACAGCACCTACCGCGTCACCGTGGAGGGCCGGGAGCGGCCGGTGGTCGTGCGGTTCGCGCCGGAGCCCGCCGCGCAGTTCGGCTCGGAGCGGGAGCTGATGCGCAACGAGTACGCCACCGTGCCGTACCTCGCCGTCATCGCCCCGCTGATGCCGCGGGTCATCGCGGCGGACTGGTCGCACGAGCTGATCGGCCGCGACTACCTCGTGCAGACCTTCCTCGACGGGGTGCCGGCCCCCGAGGGGCTGGGGGACTATCCGCGCACGGCCCGTACGACGTTCTTCCGCCAGATGGGGGAGATCGCCCGCAGCGTCCACTCGGTGCGCGGACCGGCGTTCGGGCCGGTCGCCGGCGGCGGGCACGCCTCCTGGAGCGAAGCCGTGCTCGCCGCCCTGGAGGGCATCGCGTCTGACCTGGATCGATGCGCCCTGGACGCGGCCGACGTCCGCAAGGCCGCCGTCCTGGCGGCGGAGCGCCGCGCCGTGCTCGACGAGATCATCGAGCCGCGCCTGCTCACCGGCGACCTGTGGACGGTCAACGTCATGATCGCCCGAGGTGCGCCCGAGCCGGTGATCACCGGCGTGCTCGATCTGGACCGCACCTCGTGGGGCGACCCGGCCGCGGACTGGACCATCCGCATGGCCTCGGCCAAACGGGACGAGCGGGTGGCGTTCTGGGACGGGTACGGAGAGCCGGCGGGCGGGGACGCCGCGACCTGGCGTTCCCTGATCTACGAGGTGCGCCATCTCGGGGCGGTCCGGTTGGAGCGCCACCGCCTGGGCAACCACGACGGCGTCGGGCACTCTTATGAGGCCGTCGCCAAGGTGCTGTCCGAACTCACTTGACGACGAGATCAACGTGAAGTGGATCACTTTGCGTAGTCGCCAATTTATGTCCGGGTTTCGTGACACAAGCCCCCGGATGCATCCCGAAATGTCCGCCTAAACTGGCACGTTTCCGCAGGTCAGAGGGGGTGTGGTAAGCGATCGTTCCGGTCTTGTCGATCTATTGTGAGTGACCTTACCGTTATGTCGGACGGTTTCTGACTGTTACATCTTTGCTTATATTCTGCGCGTTGATCGCCGTCTCGTTGCAAGTCGTTTTTGCACTGCGAGACGGGTTTTCGTTGCGGGGACGCCACTCCGGCCCGGAGGTCCGCGCCCCCCGTCAGCGCGAACGGAGAGTAATGGGCAAGTACCTGCTCCGCAGGTTGGCAATAAATGTGGTCTTGGTGGCCATCGCGGCGAGCCTCGCGTACATGCTCGCGGCCAGCACCATGAACCCGCGAGCCGCGTATCAGGCCCGCCAACCTCCCATCGCCGAGTCGGTCATCGACTCCACGCTGGACGCCTACAACCTGAACGACAAGGTCCCGGTGCTCGTGCGGTACGGGACCTGGGCGAAGGGCGTCATCACGGGAGACTTCGGTAAGACCTGGAACGGCGGCTCGGTCAATCAGGAGATGGGCCGGCGGATCATGGTCAGCCTGCGGCTGCTGCTCATCGGCACGCTGCTG
This region includes:
- a CDS encoding RuBisCO large subunit C-terminal-like domain-containing protein, with the protein product MSGELTVATYRVLTRLPLERAVSAIAGEQSTGTFVSVRGETDELRARHSAVVLSITEIPPGSEPLPGAIGDGPLTAALVRIGFPLANTGPSLTNLLPVVAGNLYELRELAGLKLVDLELPDAFGAAYLPAGFAVEGTRRLVGRPEGVLIGTIVKPNVGLRPADYVDLVRELGLAGADFIKDDEVNADCPPAPLPERIRAVTAALDEVERRTGRRPMYAFNISDEPDRMLRNHDLVVAAGGTCVMVNLNVVGFPAVAMLRRHARVPIHGHVTGIGALARHPGLGMGHVVYQKLARLAGVDQLHCGGFHSKFYVTDDEVAATVAAVREPLLGGFPCLPVLSSAQWAGTAPVALDRTGTTDLLVLAGGGVLGHPDGPAAGITSMRQAWAACVAGVPLDEVDEPELRAALKHFGGVIRK
- a CDS encoding four-carbon acid sugar kinase family protein; the encoded protein is MTSFAFVADDFTGATDALWQFRRLGLTGCLVTDAGRLHDGYDVIGIATTARACADPVPVVLPVLRAVAALRPLVIQYKVCSTFDSSPAHGSIGAVIAALHREGLARGPVPVLAAQPELGRYTWFANHFVRSGAEVHRLDRYPPMRDHPVTPASESDLRIRLAEQGAGRVGWLPAWPAPSEEAYRALGADAAFVADAQTEEHVRALGRLLLDDARGRGGPLFCVGSGGLSHALASAHAAAGVGERREPEPLGPAAPVLVVSGSRSPITARQIDVAERAGWRVLDAFSGLRGATGSFAGLLAEVAESLGEGRHTIVQSTRGPARDPAAIGDLLGRIASVAVRAGLVGRLVVAGGDTSGQVVAALGARSLDVVASLAAGGPVCVLSSADPDCDGLEVALKGGQVGGADYFLRAADGTPPA
- a CDS encoding SDR family NAD(P)-dependent oxidoreductase, whose product is MMYPDLQGKVALITGGSGGIGRETARVLAEQGMRVVVNGRDPGAIEAAVKSIGGGALGVAADTTDFAAVEEMRAEVERRIGPVDVLAIFAGGGAGTPRPIDQTSEEDWHATMHANLTSTFLVIKGFLPRMRERRGGSIITMSSLAARTATSASVAYTAAKAAIIGLTRQLAHELGPTGIRVNAVAPSTIMTDRLAERMPREYLERVLAEHPLGRLGTPLDVANVTAFLASDASSWLTGLTIDVAGGKWMP
- a CDS encoding phosphotransferase family protein, encoding MDFQPIERAADAFQRPVSPDRIQAVCRRVFGRDARSAVELGLGAYNSTYRVTVEGRERPVVVRFAPEPAAQFGSERELMRNEYATVPYLAVIAPLMPRVIAADWSHELIGRDYLVQTFLDGVPAPEGLGDYPRTARTTFFRQMGEIARSVHSVRGPAFGPVAGGGHASWSEAVLAALEGIASDLDRCALDAADVRKAAVLAAERRAVLDEIIEPRLLTGDLWTVNVMIARGAPEPVITGVLDLDRTSWGDPAADWTIRMASAKRDERVAFWDGYGEPAGGDAATWRSLIYEVRHLGAVRLERHRLGNHDGVGHSYEAVAKVLSELT